A single genomic interval of Falco cherrug isolate bFalChe1 chromosome 8, bFalChe1.pri, whole genome shotgun sequence harbors:
- the LOC102057988 gene encoding LOW QUALITY PROTEIN: vitelline membrane outer layer protein 1 homolog (The sequence of the model RefSeq protein was modified relative to this genomic sequence to represent the inferred CDS: inserted 2 bases in 1 codon): MPGGQVLLLPAGLAGAAGQGQAWDQGGRDASVITVSSGGPWGDWTWPDMCPKGSYASGISFKVETPQGVMGDDTALNRIRLHCSHSKNPSGGYMAEPRSGRWGHWSEACWCPHRGRLVGFALRVQAPQRGLLSDEVAATSARFACSNGHILEGPGSTWGQWGSWSXPSAVCGIQTRQEPARGLKGADTALNDLRLFCCL, translated from the exons atGCCGGGGGGacaggtcctgctgctgcctgcagggcttgCAGGTGccgcagggcaggggcaggcgtGGGACCAGGGTGGGAGGGATGCCTCGGTCATCACCGTGTCCAGCGGGGGACCCTGGGGAGACTGGACCTGGCCGGACATGTGCCCCAAGGGCTCCTACGCCAGTGGCATCAGCttcaag GTAGAGACACCCCAGGGGGTGATGGGGGATGACACGGCATTGAACCGGATTCGGCTGCACTGCTCCCACAGCAAGAACCCCAGCGGTGGCTACATGGCTGAGCCCCGGAGTGGCAG ATGGGGACACTGGTCAGAGGCCTGCTGGTGCCCCCATCGAGGGCGCCTGGTGGGCTTCGCTCTGCGGGTCCAGGCACCTCAGCGCGGGCTCCTGAGTGATGAAGTGGCTGCCACCAGTGCCCGCTTTGCCTGCTCCAACGGGCACATCCTGGAGGGGCCAGGGTCCACCTGGGGCCAGTGGGGCAGCTGGAG CCCCAGTGCAGTGTGCGGCATCCAGACACGGCAGGAGCCTGCGCGGGGGCTGAAGGGGGCTGACACAGCCCTGAATGATTTGCGTCTCTTCTGCTGTCTGTAA